From the genome of Cedecea lapagei, one region includes:
- a CDS encoding DUF6889 family protein, translating into MLETLPGGEDYILRPAEVFGLSWLDLKSGAVDLYDIALMNDYLEMQAENKACVTRWREENER; encoded by the coding sequence ATGCTGGAGACGCTGCCGGGTGGGGAAGACTATATTCTTCGCCCGGCGGAGGTCTTCGGCCTCAGCTGGCTGGATCTGAAAAGCGGCGCAGTGGATCTCTACGACATTGCGCTGATGAATGATTACCTCGAGATGCAGGCCGAGAATAAGGCCTGCGTCACACGCTGGAGAGAGGAAAATGAGCGCTAG